One Glycine soja cultivar W05 chromosome 2, ASM419377v2, whole genome shotgun sequence genomic region harbors:
- the LOC114391192 gene encoding pentatricopeptide repeat-containing protein At2g29760, chloroplastic isoform X2, which produces MQLKQIHAHMLRTSRFCDPYTASKLLTAYAISSCSCLIYAKNVFNQIPQPNLYCWNTLIRGYASSSDPTQSFLIFLHMLHSCSEFPNKFTFPFLFKAASRLKVLHLGSVLHGMVIKASLSSDLFILNSLINFYGSSGAPDLAHRVFTNMPGKDVVSWNAMINAFALGGLPDKALLLFQEMEMKDVKPNVITMVSVLSACAKKIDLEFGRWICSYIENNGFTEHLILNNAMLDMYVKCGCINDAKDLFNKMSEKDIVSWTTMLDGHAKLGNYDEAHCIFDAMPHKWTAAWNALISAYEQNGKPRVALSLFHEMQLSKDAKPDEVTLICALCASAQLGAIDFGHWIHVYIKKHDINLNCHLATSLLDMYAKCGNLNKAMEVFHAVERKDVYVWSAMIGALAMYGQGKAALDLFSSMLEAYIKPNAVTFTNILCACNHAGLVNEGEQLFEQMEPLYGIVPQIQHYVCVVDIFGRAGLLEKAASFIEKMPIPPTAAVWGALLGACSRHGNVELAELAYQNLLELEPCNHGAFVLLSNIYAKAGDWEKVSNLRKLMRDSDVKKEPWCSSIDVNGIVHEFLVGDNSHPFSQKIYSKLDEISEKFKPIGYKPDMSNLLQLSEEDNLMEQSLNVHSEKLAIAFGLISTASSQPIRIVKNIRICGDCHAFAKLVSQLYDRDILLRDRYRFHHFRGGKCSCLDYW; this is translated from the coding sequence ATGCAGCTAAAGCAAATACATGCTCACATGCTCCGCACATCCCGCTTTTGTGATCCATATACTGCCAGCAAATTGCTGACTGCTTATGCTATCTCATCATGCTCTTGCCTCATATATGCTAAAAATGTGTTTAATCAAATCCCGCAACCAAATCTCTATTGTTGGAACACCCTTATTCGTGGATATGCCTCCAGCTCAGACCCTACTCAgagtttcttgatttttttacatatgcTACATTCCTGTTCAGAATTCCCAAACAAATTCACTTTCCCCTTTCTCTTCAAGGCAGCCTCGCGGCTCAAAGTTCTGCATCTTGGAAGCGTTTTACATGGAATGGTTATTAAGGCATCCTTGTCTTCAGACTTGTTCATACTGAATTCGCTGATAAATTTCTATGGTTCAAGTGGGGCACCGGATTTGGCTCATAGAGTTTTCACCAACATGCCAGGAAAAGATGTCGTTTCTTGGAATGCTATGATAAATGCCTTTGCACTTGGGGGCTTGCCTGATAAGGCATTGCTTTTGTTTCAGGAAATGGAGATGAAAGATGTGAAACCAAATGTTATCACAATGGTTAGTGTTCTTTCAGCTTGTGCAAAGAAGATAGACTTGGAATTTGGAAGGTGGATCTGTTCATATATTGAAAACAATGGGTTTACTGAGCACTTGATTTTGAATAACGCAATGCTTGACATGTATGTTAAATGCGGTTGTATTAATGATGCAAAAGATTTGTTTAATAAGATGTCAGAGAAAGATATTGTTTCTTGGACGACAATGCTTGACGGTCATGCCAAATTAGGAAATTATGATGAGGCTCACTGTATATTTGATGCAATGCCTCATAAATGGACTGCTGCATGGAATGCCCTGATCTCTGCATATGAACAGAATGGAAAGCCTAGGGTGGCTTTGTCACTCTTCCATGAAATGCAGCTCAGTAAGGATGCAAAACCAGATGAAGTTACTCTTATTTGTGCATTGTGTGCTAGTGCCCAGTTGGGGGCAATTGATTTTGGTCACTGGATTCATGTATACATAAAGAAGCATGACATTAATCTAAACTGTCATTTAGCAACCTCTCTCCTTGATATGTATGCTAAATGTGGAAATCTAAATAAGGCGATGGAGGTGTTTCATGCAGTAGAAAGGAAAGATGTGTATGTTTGGAGTGCCATGATTGGTGCTCTGGCGATGTACGGGCAAGGGAAAGCAGCCTTAGATTTGTTCTCAAGCATGTTAGAAGCTTATATCAAGCCAAATGCTGTGACATTTACAAACATATTGTGTGCTTGTAACCATGCAGGACTGGTCAATGAGGGAGAGCAACTTTTTGAACAAATGGAACCATTATACGGTATTGTGCCTCAAATACAACACTACGTTTGCGTGGTTGACATATTTGGACGTGCAGGTCTTCTGGAAAAAGCTGCATCATTCATAGAGAAGATGCCAATACCACCAACTGCTGCTGTGTGGGGAGCTTTGCTCGGGGCCTGTAGTCGCCATGGAAATGTCGAGCTTGCTGAACTTGCTTATCAGAATCTACTTGAATTAGAACCTTGTAACCATGGAGCCTTTGTccttttatcaaatatatatgcTAAAGCAGGGGACTGGGAGAAAGTTTCCAATCTAAGAAAGCTTATGAGAGATTCTGATGTGAAGAAAGAACCTTGGTGTAGCTCAATCGATGTTAATGGTATTGTGCATGAGTTTCTGGTGGGTGATAACTCCCAtcctttttctcaaaaaatcTACTCAAAGTTGGATGAAATTTCAGAAAAGTTTAAGCCAATTGGTTACAAACCAGACATGTCTAACCTTTTGCAACTTAGTGAAGAAGATAACTTAATGGAGCAGTCCCTGAATGTTCATAGCGAAAAATTGGCAATAGCTTTTGGACTTATTAGCACTGCATCGTCTCAACCGATTCGAATAGTGAAGAATATTCGCATTTGTGGAGACTGCCATGCCTTTGCTAAACTTGTTTCTCAACTTTATGATAGAGATATATTGTTGAGAGACCGCTATCGTTTCCATCATTTCAGAGGAGGGAAATGCTCATGCCTGGATTATTGGTGA
- the LOC114391192 gene encoding pentatricopeptide repeat-containing protein At2g29760, chloroplastic isoform X1, translated as MGLVTVLQLQLQPSLSFSLDFGGRFSCSSTSNSTLLRVSVKCSALSTPLSLGQIAMNCTEAVKGEKGNEVESTNILEFIDQCTNTMQLKQIHAHMLRTSRFCDPYTASKLLTAYAISSCSCLIYAKNVFNQIPQPNLYCWNTLIRGYASSSDPTQSFLIFLHMLHSCSEFPNKFTFPFLFKAASRLKVLHLGSVLHGMVIKASLSSDLFILNSLINFYGSSGAPDLAHRVFTNMPGKDVVSWNAMINAFALGGLPDKALLLFQEMEMKDVKPNVITMVSVLSACAKKIDLEFGRWICSYIENNGFTEHLILNNAMLDMYVKCGCINDAKDLFNKMSEKDIVSWTTMLDGHAKLGNYDEAHCIFDAMPHKWTAAWNALISAYEQNGKPRVALSLFHEMQLSKDAKPDEVTLICALCASAQLGAIDFGHWIHVYIKKHDINLNCHLATSLLDMYAKCGNLNKAMEVFHAVERKDVYVWSAMIGALAMYGQGKAALDLFSSMLEAYIKPNAVTFTNILCACNHAGLVNEGEQLFEQMEPLYGIVPQIQHYVCVVDIFGRAGLLEKAASFIEKMPIPPTAAVWGALLGACSRHGNVELAELAYQNLLELEPCNHGAFVLLSNIYAKAGDWEKVSNLRKLMRDSDVKKEPWCSSIDVNGIVHEFLVGDNSHPFSQKIYSKLDEISEKFKPIGYKPDMSNLLQLSEEDNLMEQSLNVHSEKLAIAFGLISTASSQPIRIVKNIRICGDCHAFAKLVSQLYDRDILLRDRYRFHHFRGGKCSCLDYW; from the exons GCCAAATTGCAATGAATTGTACTGAGGCTGTGAAAGGTGAGAAG GGAAATGAAGTGGAGTCAACTAATATACTGGAATTCATTGACCAATGTACAAACACAATGCAGCTAAAGCAAATACATGCTCACATGCTCCGCACATCCCGCTTTTGTGATCCATATACTGCCAGCAAATTGCTGACTGCTTATGCTATCTCATCATGCTCTTGCCTCATATATGCTAAAAATGTGTTTAATCAAATCCCGCAACCAAATCTCTATTGTTGGAACACCCTTATTCGTGGATATGCCTCCAGCTCAGACCCTACTCAgagtttcttgatttttttacatatgcTACATTCCTGTTCAGAATTCCCAAACAAATTCACTTTCCCCTTTCTCTTCAAGGCAGCCTCGCGGCTCAAAGTTCTGCATCTTGGAAGCGTTTTACATGGAATGGTTATTAAGGCATCCTTGTCTTCAGACTTGTTCATACTGAATTCGCTGATAAATTTCTATGGTTCAAGTGGGGCACCGGATTTGGCTCATAGAGTTTTCACCAACATGCCAGGAAAAGATGTCGTTTCTTGGAATGCTATGATAAATGCCTTTGCACTTGGGGGCTTGCCTGATAAGGCATTGCTTTTGTTTCAGGAAATGGAGATGAAAGATGTGAAACCAAATGTTATCACAATGGTTAGTGTTCTTTCAGCTTGTGCAAAGAAGATAGACTTGGAATTTGGAAGGTGGATCTGTTCATATATTGAAAACAATGGGTTTACTGAGCACTTGATTTTGAATAACGCAATGCTTGACATGTATGTTAAATGCGGTTGTATTAATGATGCAAAAGATTTGTTTAATAAGATGTCAGAGAAAGATATTGTTTCTTGGACGACAATGCTTGACGGTCATGCCAAATTAGGAAATTATGATGAGGCTCACTGTATATTTGATGCAATGCCTCATAAATGGACTGCTGCATGGAATGCCCTGATCTCTGCATATGAACAGAATGGAAAGCCTAGGGTGGCTTTGTCACTCTTCCATGAAATGCAGCTCAGTAAGGATGCAAAACCAGATGAAGTTACTCTTATTTGTGCATTGTGTGCTAGTGCCCAGTTGGGGGCAATTGATTTTGGTCACTGGATTCATGTATACATAAAGAAGCATGACATTAATCTAAACTGTCATTTAGCAACCTCTCTCCTTGATATGTATGCTAAATGTGGAAATCTAAATAAGGCGATGGAGGTGTTTCATGCAGTAGAAAGGAAAGATGTGTATGTTTGGAGTGCCATGATTGGTGCTCTGGCGATGTACGGGCAAGGGAAAGCAGCCTTAGATTTGTTCTCAAGCATGTTAGAAGCTTATATCAAGCCAAATGCTGTGACATTTACAAACATATTGTGTGCTTGTAACCATGCAGGACTGGTCAATGAGGGAGAGCAACTTTTTGAACAAATGGAACCATTATACGGTATTGTGCCTCAAATACAACACTACGTTTGCGTGGTTGACATATTTGGACGTGCAGGTCTTCTGGAAAAAGCTGCATCATTCATAGAGAAGATGCCAATACCACCAACTGCTGCTGTGTGGGGAGCTTTGCTCGGGGCCTGTAGTCGCCATGGAAATGTCGAGCTTGCTGAACTTGCTTATCAGAATCTACTTGAATTAGAACCTTGTAACCATGGAGCCTTTGTccttttatcaaatatatatgcTAAAGCAGGGGACTGGGAGAAAGTTTCCAATCTAAGAAAGCTTATGAGAGATTCTGATGTGAAGAAAGAACCTTGGTGTAGCTCAATCGATGTTAATGGTATTGTGCATGAGTTTCTGGTGGGTGATAACTCCCAtcctttttctcaaaaaatcTACTCAAAGTTGGATGAAATTTCAGAAAAGTTTAAGCCAATTGGTTACAAACCAGACATGTCTAACCTTTTGCAACTTAGTGAAGAAGATAACTTAATGGAGCAGTCCCTGAATGTTCATAGCGAAAAATTGGCAATAGCTTTTGGACTTATTAGCACTGCATCGTCTCAACCGATTCGAATAGTGAAGAATATTCGCATTTGTGGAGACTGCCATGCCTTTGCTAAACTTGTTTCTCAACTTTATGATAGAGATATATTGTTGAGAGACCGCTATCGTTTCCATCATTTCAGAGGAGGGAAATGCTCATGCCTGGATTATTGGTGA